Proteins encoded in a region of the Ziziphus jujuba cultivar Dongzao chromosome 3, ASM3175591v1 genome:
- the LOC132803195 gene encoding receptor-like protein 33, whose amino-acid sequence MNYLNLSHNFLTNIEHLPWKSLQYLYLRSNLLKGHLPIPPPSVLVFSVSNNKLTGENPALICNSIFINVLDVSNNSMTGEIPPCIRNFSYNLLVLNMGLNKLHGVIPMTFSKGNSLRNLNLNGNQLEGFLSPSLLNCLWLEVLDVGNNRINGTFPYWLESLPVLQVLILRSNRFHGSIGSPKTTFPFQSLRIMDISNNEFCGILPEKYFENLMAMTNITYADKLKYMGENYYQDSVVVTLKGLLIDMEIIQTIFTTIDFSNNVSEGEIPQLIGKLKSLKGLNFSHNRFNCSIPSSLANLSNLEWFDLSSNELVGEIPQQLTNMTSLSMLNLSENRLFGRIPHGKQFDTFENKSYLGNLGLCGVPLSKTCSNNEAP is encoded by the coding sequence atgaattatctaaaCCTTTCTCACAATTTTCTGACAAACATAGAACATCTTCCATGGAAGTCACTGCAATATCTTTACCTTCGCTCCAACTTGCTTAAAGGACATCTTCCAATTCCTCCACCTTCAGTACTTGTCTTTTCAGTGTCAAATAATAAATTGACTGGAGAGAATCCTGCTTTGATTTGCAATTCTATCTTCATTAATGTCCTCGATGTTTCTAATAATAGTATGACAGGGGAAATTCCTCCCTGCATCAGGAATTTCAGTTACAATTTGTTGGTGTTGAATATGGGGCTGAATAAGTTGCATGGCGTGATCCCTATGACATTTTCCAAAGGAAACTCCTTAAGGAATCTGAACCTTAATGGGAATCAACTTGAAGGGTTTTTGTCTCCATCTTTGCTCAATTGTTTATGGCTTGAAGTTTTGGATGTTGGAAATAACAGGATAAACGGCACATTTCCCTATTGGTTGGAATCTCTTCCAGTGCTACAGGTTCTTATATTGAGATCTAATAGATTTCATGGTAGCATAGGAAGTCCCAAAACCACATTTCCTTTCCAAAGTTTGCGAATCATGGACATCTCTAACAATGAGTTCTGTGGCATTTTGCCAGAGAAATATTTTGAGAATTTGATGGCCATGACAAATATTACATATGCAGACAAGTTGAAGTACATGGGAGAAAACTATTATCAAGATTCTGTAGTTGTGACACTAAAAGGCCTTTTAATTGATATGGAAATAATTCAAACCATTTTCACAACCATTGATTTCTCAAATAATGTTTCTGAAGGAGAGATTCCGCAGCTGATTGGGAAGCTCAAGTCACTTAAAGGGCTCAATTTTTCGCACAATAGATTTAATTGTTCCATTCCATCATCCTTAGCAAATTTGAGCAATCTTGAATGGTTCGATCTCTCATCAAATGAGCTTGTCGGTGAGATTCCTCAACAACTGACAAATATGACATCTCTTTCCATGTTAAATCTTTCAGAAAATAGACTGTTTGGACGTATACCGCATGGAAAACAGTTTGACACATTTGAGAATAAATCTTATCTTGGAAACTTGGGATTATGTGGAGTGCCATTGTCTAAAACATGCAGCAATAACGAGGCACCATAA